A single genomic interval of Lactococcus sp. S-13 harbors:
- a CDS encoding WxL protein host-binding domain-containing protein, translated as MKKFSKWFALGVVTLGLIGFGKTTFANEFNFSVDPAIPSNQVGKSSYFDLLLKPGQTQDLTVVLGNSTDKTVTVEQSVASATTNINGVVEYSPNAIKPDTTLKYNLVDYVKAPKEIVLKPKSTQAVTVQVTMPNESFSGVIAGGLTYAEKDSDSANSAKNKGISIKNKYAFVVGLLMQQGATKVAPDLKLLKVAPGLVNYRNVINVGLQNPKAGYLNQMYVNAEIKGLTNKSLDYKVNKESMQMAPNSNFNYPLAIGEGKKLEAGKYRLTMTVYGQKDAEKGQYSMKDSTGALQKFDYRWQFTQDFTITAAKAKALNAKDVTIKHEKVFPWMLVIGLLILLLALFLLFFILWKRRNTRECPECEAKVSKKDKFCQKCGAELPDDLWKK; from the coding sequence ATGAAAAAATTTAGTAAATGGTTTGCTTTGGGAGTGGTCACGCTTGGCCTAATTGGCTTTGGAAAAACGACTTTTGCCAATGAATTTAATTTTAGTGTGGATCCCGCAATTCCAAGTAATCAGGTAGGAAAGTCTTCTTATTTTGATTTGCTTTTGAAACCAGGACAGACTCAGGATTTGACAGTGGTTTTGGGAAATTCAACGGATAAAACGGTCACGGTCGAGCAGTCTGTTGCTAGTGCGACAACGAACATCAATGGTGTTGTAGAATATTCGCCAAATGCCATTAAACCAGATACAACGTTAAAATATAATTTAGTAGACTATGTCAAGGCGCCAAAAGAGATTGTCTTAAAGCCCAAGTCAACTCAGGCAGTGACTGTGCAAGTGACAATGCCGAACGAGTCATTCTCTGGTGTGATTGCTGGTGGATTGACTTATGCGGAAAAAGATAGTGACTCTGCTAACTCTGCTAAAAACAAAGGCATCAGCATCAAAAATAAATATGCTTTTGTGGTAGGTCTTTTGATGCAACAAGGGGCAACAAAAGTGGCACCAGACTTGAAGTTGTTGAAAGTTGCACCTGGATTGGTTAATTATCGTAACGTTATCAACGTAGGCTTACAAAATCCAAAAGCAGGCTATCTCAATCAGATGTATGTCAACGCTGAGATTAAAGGTCTGACGAACAAATCCTTGGATTATAAAGTTAACAAAGAAAGTATGCAAATGGCGCCCAACTCTAACTTTAATTATCCGTTAGCGATTGGTGAAGGCAAGAAATTAGAGGCTGGGAAGTACCGTCTGACTATGACAGTTTATGGTCAAAAAGATGCGGAAAAGGGACAGTATTCGATGAAAGATAGTACTGGAGCTTTGCAGAAATTTGATTATCGTTGGCAATTTACACAAGACTTTACGATTACGGCAGCTAAAGCCAAAGCTTTGAATGCTAAGGATGTGACAATCAAGCACGAGAAAGTCTTCCCTTGGATGTTGGTTATTGGATTGTTAATTTTATTACTTGCTTTATTCTTGCTGTTCTTCATTTTGTGGAAACGTCGCAATACACGCGAATGTCCAGAATGTGAAGCAAAGGTATCTAAGAAAGATAAATTCTGCCAAAAATGTGGAGCAGAACTTCCAGATGATTTGTGGAAGAAGTAG